ATGAGCGCTTCCGTTGATTCCTATCGCGCCATTCTTCGGCGCCATGAGCTGCGATGGCGGCAGCAATTCCTCCGTGTTCTGGTGATTCTCACGGCGGTGGTTGGTTCCCTGTCCGTTGTGGGCCTGTTTGATCCGAATCGAATCGCCACCGGGGTGCCGGCGATTTTGAACTTGCTGCCTGAAATGTTCCCACCGGATTTCGGGCGGTGGCAGTTCTGGATCAAGCCCTTGATCGACTCGATGGCCATGAGCATCGCGGGCACCTCAATCGCTGTTTTCTTCTCACTGTTGCTCTGTTTCTTCGCAGCAAGAAACACCAGCCCCAGCCGTGGCTTGTACGTCATGGCCACCGCAATACTCAACGTGACCCGAGCCGTTCCCGAGCTAATTCTCGGCATGATTCTTGTGGCCGCCGTGGGCTTCGGAGCACTGCCCGGAACGCTGGCCCTCGGTCTTCACTCCGTTGGCATGCTCGGCAAGTTCTACGCCGAGGCGATCGAGCTGTGTGATCAAGAACCGATCGAAGCCGCCCGCTCATCAGGGGCATCTGAACTGCAGGTGATCGTTCACAGCATCCTTCCCCAGGTGTTCCCAGCCATGGCGGATGTCACGTTCTACCGCTGGGAATACAACTTTCGAGCCTCGATGGTGGTGGGCGCCGTGGGTGCCGGCGGCATTGGCTTGGAAATCATCAGTGCCCTGCGGATCATGGAGTACCAACAGGTCTCAGCCCTGCTGTTGGTGGTGCTCGTGGTGGTTACGGCGCTCGATTCAATGAGCAATGCCCTGCGCCATTGGATGGTGCAATGACAACCCTCGTAAGCCATCAACACCGGCCCCATCTGGTGGTCACGAACTATGTGCAAGAGGAGGTCATTGACTTCCTCTCCGAATTCGCACGGGTCACCGCCAATCGCAGCCGGGAACCCTGGAGCCGTCGATCTTTGCTGGAGGCAGCAGCGGACGCCGACGGCCTGCTGATGTTCATGCCGGATTGCGTCGATGCCGACTTTCTTGATCACTGCCCGCGGCTGCGCTCGATTGCCGGAGCCCTGCGTGGTTTCGACAACTTCGATCTCTCCGCCTGCGATGCACGGGAGATTCGCTATCAATTCATCCCCAATTTGTTGGCGGCACCAACGGCAGAACTCACCGTTGCGATGCTGATCAGCCTGGCGCGATCCATCCCGGCAGGGGACGCCTTTGTGCGCACAGGTCAGTTCCCTGGATGGCGGCCGAACTTCTACTCCAAAGGAGTGATTAACAGCACAGTTGGCATCGTGGGAATGGGGCAACTCGGCCTTGAATTCGCCGAGCGCATGCGGGGCTTCGGCGCAACGATCCTCTACAGCGATCCCATTCGTCTTGATCGCCAATCTGAGCAACGTCTTGAACTGCAGCATGTGGAGTTCAACGACGTAATTGAACACAGTGATCACCTGGTGCTGATGGTGCCGCTCACAAACGACACGCTGCATCTGATCAATGCGGATGTATTGGCCCGTTGCAAGCCGGGAGCGGTGCTGATCAATCCATGCCGCGGCTCGGTGGTGGATGAACAGGCTGTTGTGCAGGCACTGCAATCGGGCCAGCTGGGGGGCTACGGAGCAGATGTTTTTGAGATGGAGGACTGGGCCCGACAGGACCACCCCAATTCCATTCCCCAGGCCTTGCTCGATCAACGCGATCACACCGTGCTCACGCCGCACATCGGTTCGGCCGTCCAATCGATCCGCGACGACATCGCCATGACGGCGGCCCGCAATCTCAAGGCACTTGTTCAGACCACCCTGTTGCCGATCAGATGACCAACATCACAACGCACTGGGATCCGAAGGATCTCCTTCAATTCAAAGGGCTTCATCAGCAAGACGGTGTCGTTCATGTGCCTGGCTTGGTGGCAAGCGAAGCCATGGCCGAGCTGTTGGCTTGGGTTGACGACATCTCCAACGCGTCAACCTTGGGGCGCCACTACTTCGAAAGCACAGCCCACGGCCGGGTCAAAGCGCGAACCGAAGACTTCGCCAAGGATCACCCTCCACTGCATCAGTTCCTAACCCAAGGGCGGGTGCACGACGTGCTCGAAGCATTGTTTGGCGAGCCACCGGTGCTGTTCAAGGAAAAGATCAACTACAAGCACCCCGGTGCAGCCGGGTATGCCCCCCATCAGGATGCACCGGCCTATCCGTATGGATCCCTGCACATCACGATGCTGCTGGCCTTGGATTCAGCTGATACCAGCAATGGTTGCTTGGAATTCGCCAAGGGGGCCCATCACAACGGGGTGATTGGAGTGAATGCCGATGGATGTCTACCGATTGAGCAGGCATCTCAACTTGAATGGACGCCGATGCCTGTGGCTGCTGGAGACGCTGTGTTCTTCAACTCCTTTGCGCCGCACCGCAGCGGCACCAACCGCTCTGATCGTTCACGCCGCGCGCTGTACGTCACCTACAACGCCAGCTCCGAAGGCGATTTGAGATCGGAGTACTACGACCACAAAAAGCAGGCGCTGGCTGAAGGGCGCGTCAGCTTGATCAACCATTTTCTCGGGGAGGACGTCTCATGACTGCACTGGCCGACCACGCCATGGAATGGATGAAATCCATGCAAGCGGGGGGTCGCGAAGAGCGCGTTGATCTGCTCTTCGCCTATCTCAACACCCACGGGCAATCCAGCTACGACCCATCGGTGACGCAGCTGGAGCATGCTTTGCAGACAGCACTTCTGGCACACCAGGAGTCGCACCAGCCCCACATGGTGGTGGCATCACTGCTTCATGACATCGGCCATCTGATGATCGATGAACACGATGAACGGGGAGATTTCCTCGATCAAGACTGTGCCCATGAGGCCGTCGCAGCCCGAGCACTCTCGGTGTTCTTCCCTGCGCAGGTCGTTGCCCCCGTACAGCGTCATGTCTCAGCCAAACGGCTGCTGTGTTCGCTGGATGAGACGTATTACGCGGGGCTATCGGATGCGTCGAAACGCAGTTTCGCTGTGCAGGGTGGAGAACTGAGCCGTTCAGAAGCGATGCGTCTCTTGGAATTGGAGGGGATGAACGATGCCATGGCGCTGCGGCGCTGGGACGACCGGGCCAAGGTTCACGGGGTTGAAGTGCCCGACTTGGATGCCTACCGGCAGGTCGTCTTGGACCATCTCCTGTAAAGCAGGATTCAAGCGAGGTCAGCTGTCTGGGAGTTGCACACCATTGATCCCAGTTGCACACAATTCCAGGGACAAATTAGGGACAAGCCCCTCAGGCCTATTCCTGTAACTAGGAGCTAAGTGGCAGCAGCGGCCAGAAACCCCAGCGCTGATCCGCAGGATTCACACCAGTTCCAGCCACCACGCTCCCCATCAATGCAGTGATTCTGCAGAGGAATCGATCAGGCCAGGGGCAAACCGCCAACCGCGGCGCAAAACCACCCTGCGTCAACCATCCAAACGACTCAGAAAGAGCTCGATGACCATCAAACAGAGGTGAGTTGAGCCGATTCGAACGGCATCCAGTCGTTTGTATGGCTCTCCTGAAATGGAATGGCTAACTCTGAAGACAGCAAGTTGCTTGCCGCCCGATGCGTCGGATTGAACTTGGTCTTTTGGTGTTAGCTCTTTTCGGTTTAGGAGGCGTCACAGGACTCCCTGCTCAAGCGGCACAACCCACCTACTGCGAATCCAACGTCGGATCACCCAGTGATCTGAAGGAGTTGAAACACGGGCTCCTGCAGGGCTACCTCGATCCGAAAACGCTTCCCGACTCCCTCAAACTGCTTGCTCCGCCGCCGGCACCTGGATCAGCAGCACAGGCACTCGATGAAGAGATCTCCAAGGACAATTTTTCACATGAAGGTACTGCACGCTGGAGTCAAGCAGCGACAGATGCCGATCTTCACTTCCCTGCCGCCGCATCGATTTTTTCCTGCAGTGTGGGCATCGAGATTTCCGAAGAACGCACACCAAGGCTTTACACGCTCCTTCGCCGATCACTCACCGATGCGGGATTGGCGTCCTACAAAGCCAAGAACCACTACCAGCGATCAAGGCCGTTCATGAGCAATGGGGAGTCGATCTGCACCCCTGATGATGAGAGTGCTCTGCGGTCCGACGGCTCCTATCCATCCGGGCACACCTCTGTGGGCTGGGCCTGGGCTCTAATCCTCAGTGAGATTGCCCCCAACCAACAGGATCAGATCCTGCAACGGGGAATGGATTACGGAAGGAGCCGAAACATCTGCAACGTGCACTGGCACAGCGACGTTCAAGCGGGGCAGCTCATTGGCGCAGCAACGGTCGCACAACTGCATGCCAACCCCGTATTCCGTGCTGATCTGCGGGCTGCACGCAAAGAAGTGAAGGTGCAGCAAGCCACCAACAACATTGCCAACTCGATCAGCTGCAAGCGGGAGCAAGCGGCATTGCAGCCCTAACCAACCAAGAAGAAGAAACAAACAACAACAACACAAGCAGACAACATCTCCAAGGCTGAGCCATGCCCTCCACCATTGTCTTGAATGCCGATCCAGATGTTTGCCCCGCCATGGGGACCTGGATCACCAATAACACCCAGCTGCTCTCAGGTTTTTCTCTTCTCATCGCCGAAGACGTGATCGAGGAGCTCACCCTGCGCCATGAATTAGGTGGGCTTTCGATCATTCCCTGTCGTGCCATCCGTGACGGTGGGGATATCAGCATGGCGGCCAAGGTCCTCGAAGGAGAGATCAGTGGCCTGGTCCATTTCCCGGCTCCACCTGAACAAATGAGCAGGGATGTGCTCGCCGAACCACTGGTTCGTGCGGCCCTGCTCTGCGACTTGCCGATCGCCCTAAATCCAGCCACGGCATCCGCCCTGTTGCAAGGCATAAAACGCAGTCGGCGGGGCTATCTGATTTTCAATCCAATCTCCGGTCAAGGGGATCCTGAGACAGAACTCGCCGAGATTCGAAGTCATCTCGAACCACAATTCATGCTGCAGGTTTGGAAAACCCAGCCGGATCTTGATCCTGCCGAGCAAGCTAAAGAGTTGATCAAGGAGATCAAAGCATTCGATGCCGAAGGAGATGGCGAATCGATCATCATTGCCTCGGGCGGTGATGGAACCGTTGGTGCCGTTGCCAGTGCCCTGCAGGGCAGTGATATCCCTCTAGGCATTATTCCCCGTGGCACAGCCAACGCCTTTTCCGTTGCCCTGGGCATCCCCACAGGAGTGAAGGCCGCCTGCACCAATTTGCTTTTGGGCAATCTGCGACGGGTCGATGTGGCCTTGTGCAACGACCGGCCCATGATCCTGCTGGCTGGCCTTGGCTTTGAAGCGGGGATGGTGGATAAAGCCAGCCGTGAACTGAAAAACATCCTTGGCCCGATGGCCTACATCTTTTCTGGTGCCCGGCAGCTGGTGGATCAACAACCATTCCAAGCCACCCTGCAGATCGATGGCAACGAATACCAGCTGGATACGAGCGCCATCACCGTGGCCAATGCCGCACCAGCCAGTTCGGTGATGGCGCAGGGGTTCGGAGAAGTGATTCCCGATGATGGGCTTCTTGAAGTGATTGTGGCCACTCCCAAAGACCGCATTGGTGGTTTTTCGGTGCTGTCCAGCCTCGCCTGGTCGGCCATCAAAAGCAGCAACGCCAACCACAGCAACATTGCCTGTTTTCGAACCAAGCAGATTCAAATCAAGTTGAACGACGTTCAAAAACTGGTGATTGATGGAGAAGTGCTCGATGCACAAACCGTCACGGTGAGCGTGAACCCTCAAGCCTTGCAAGTGGTGGCACCCATCCCACTGAAATTTTGAATTTCGCCAGCGATCCCCCCCTTCAACGCAAGATCAGCCAGATGGGCAAGCGCGTGCGCTGGCAGCATCCGGAGCTGATACGTCGCGGGATCGATCAAACCCGACTCGTAATCAACAACGCCAATGGCACCCCTGCAGCGCACGATGCCTTTCACTTCTTAGTTCTTGGCGACAGTGGCACTGGCCGTCATCGGCGGCACAGCCCACCCCGTCGAATTGCGGAACGACTTCTGCCCCACAAAAAAGGCGCTGCCTTTTTGCTCCACACCGGAGATGTGGTGTATCTGGTGGGGGCTGCTGATCAGTACCGCGACAACTTTCTGAAGCCCTACAGGGAGTGGCTCCATCACAGTGAGGATTGGCAAACCATCAGCCATGAGGGGCTTGTCTTCAACCAACCCTTCCTTCCGGTTCCGGGAAATCACGACTACTACGACCTCTCCATTCCGGTGGCATTGATTGCAGGTGTCACCCTGCCATTGCGGCGGCATCTGCAATGGATGCATGACATCGACGCCGGATGGCGCGGCTCACGGCAGGGGGAAACCTATGCCCGCGCATTCCTTGATGTTCTCGCCGACATCCCCTTAACCCATCTCGGCGATCACCTTGACAAGCACTACGACGTCTCGTGGGACGGAAAACGATGCCTGCGCTACCAACCCGGGATCAACACTCGATTGCCCAACCGCTACTACCGCTTCCGGCATTCGGGTGTTGACGTTTTTGCAATCGATTCGAACACACTGTTGACAACAGCCAAGCCGTCGACAAGCAACGTTAAACGTCGGCAAGAGCTACGCAGTCTTGAACAACAACAAGCCAATCTCTATAGAGATTTGGCGAACAGCAATCTCAGCGAAGAGAATCGCGATGCACTCCTCGATGAACTTGAAACGCTTCAGGAGGAATGCTTCGATCTTCAACGCCATTTCAGGCCCAGTGCATCCGTTGATCAAGAGCAACTGACCTGGCTCAAGCAAGGGCTAATCGCGTCCCATCGTGATCCCGACGCACGTGGACGCATCTTGACGATGCATCACCCCGCTTATGTCACAGAAAAAACCAAATGGAGTCAGGCCGATACGCAGGCGATTCGCAACCACCTCAGGGATGTCTTCGACGAGGTTGCTTCATCTCTTGGGGGCGCCCTTAATTCACCTTTAGTAGATCTTGTTCTCAGTGGCCATGCCCACTGCATGGAGGTGCTGCGTACCCATGAAACCGGACACGCCGATCGCGAGATCAACTGGGTGATCTGCGGCGGAAGCGGCTATGGGCTCCGCATGCAACGGCGTGAGGGCCCTGAGCTGATCGAACAGGGCGAGGCAGGAAACAGCAGCGTGATCGCCAGCAACAACCTCTTCATCGGACGGAACTGGAATGGCACTGCTGAAGGAGATGCCTACAGCGGCCTGCGCATCGACATTGCTGAGGGAAAGCCGCTCAGGATGTCCTTAACACCGTTGGTGTCGTCCCGAACCAGCAAGGGATGGATTGATGCAGAACCTGCTCCAATCACTCTGGGGGGGTAGGTCGTGAGCAAGACAAAGCTCATACAGGGTTCAACATCTCCGTGCGCTGCGCTGTGATATTGAAGCCAGCTCATATTCCTTGATAATGAATGCCGTAACCAGAGGGCTGTAGGGAAGACAAAGCGGATGTCGAAAAAACGTCAAGAAGCTCTGTA
This genomic interval from Synechococcus sp. UW69 contains the following:
- a CDS encoding HD domain-containing protein, whose translation is MTALADHAMEWMKSMQAGGREERVDLLFAYLNTHGQSSYDPSVTQLEHALQTALLAHQESHQPHMVVASLLHDIGHLMIDEHDERGDFLDQDCAHEAVAARALSVFFPAQVVAPVQRHVSAKRLLCSLDETYYAGLSDASKRSFAVQGGELSRSEAMRLLELEGMNDAMALRRWDDRAKVHGVEVPDLDAYRQVVLDHLL
- a CDS encoding phytanoyl-CoA dioxygenase family protein; translation: MTNITTHWDPKDLLQFKGLHQQDGVVHVPGLVASEAMAELLAWVDDISNASTLGRHYFESTAHGRVKARTEDFAKDHPPLHQFLTQGRVHDVLEALFGEPPVLFKEKINYKHPGAAGYAPHQDAPAYPYGSLHITMLLALDSADTSNGCLEFAKGAHHNGVIGVNADGCLPIEQASQLEWTPMPVAAGDAVFFNSFAPHRSGTNRSDRSRRALYVTYNASSEGDLRSEYYDHKKQALAEGRVSLINHFLGEDVS
- a CDS encoding phosphatase PAP2 family protein, which produces MRRIELGLLVLALFGLGGVTGLPAQAAQPTYCESNVGSPSDLKELKHGLLQGYLDPKTLPDSLKLLAPPPAPGSAAQALDEEISKDNFSHEGTARWSQAATDADLHFPAAASIFSCSVGIEISEERTPRLYTLLRRSLTDAGLASYKAKNHYQRSRPFMSNGESICTPDDESALRSDGSYPSGHTSVGWAWALILSEIAPNQQDQILQRGMDYGRSRNICNVHWHSDVQAGQLIGAATVAQLHANPVFRADLRAARKEVKVQQATNNIANSISCKREQAALQP
- a CDS encoding metallophosphoesterase, which translates into the protein MNFASDPPLQRKISQMGKRVRWQHPELIRRGIDQTRLVINNANGTPAAHDAFHFLVLGDSGTGRHRRHSPPRRIAERLLPHKKGAAFLLHTGDVVYLVGAADQYRDNFLKPYREWLHHSEDWQTISHEGLVFNQPFLPVPGNHDYYDLSIPVALIAGVTLPLRRHLQWMHDIDAGWRGSRQGETYARAFLDVLADIPLTHLGDHLDKHYDVSWDGKRCLRYQPGINTRLPNRYYRFRHSGVDVFAIDSNTLLTTAKPSTSNVKRRQELRSLEQQQANLYRDLANSNLSEENRDALLDELETLQEECFDLQRHFRPSASVDQEQLTWLKQGLIASHRDPDARGRILTMHHPAYVTEKTKWSQADTQAIRNHLRDVFDEVASSLGGALNSPLVDLVLSGHAHCMEVLRTHETGHADREINWVICGGSGYGLRMQRREGPELIEQGEAGNSSVIASNNLFIGRNWNGTAEGDAYSGLRIDIAEGKPLRMSLTPLVSSRTSKGWIDAEPAPITLGG
- a CDS encoding phosphonate dehydrogenase yields the protein MTTLVSHQHRPHLVVTNYVQEEVIDFLSEFARVTANRSREPWSRRSLLEAAADADGLLMFMPDCVDADFLDHCPRLRSIAGALRGFDNFDLSACDAREIRYQFIPNLLAAPTAELTVAMLISLARSIPAGDAFVRTGQFPGWRPNFYSKGVINSTVGIVGMGQLGLEFAERMRGFGATILYSDPIRLDRQSEQRLELQHVEFNDVIEHSDHLVLMVPLTNDTLHLINADVLARCKPGAVLINPCRGSVVDEQAVVQALQSGQLGGYGADVFEMEDWARQDHPNSIPQALLDQRDHTVLTPHIGSAVQSIRDDIAMTAARNLKALVQTTLLPIR
- the phnE gene encoding phosphonate ABC transporter, permease protein PhnE; protein product: MSASVDSYRAILRRHELRWRQQFLRVLVILTAVVGSLSVVGLFDPNRIATGVPAILNLLPEMFPPDFGRWQFWIKPLIDSMAMSIAGTSIAVFFSLLLCFFAARNTSPSRGLYVMATAILNVTRAVPELILGMILVAAVGFGALPGTLALGLHSVGMLGKFYAEAIELCDQEPIEAARSSGASELQVIVHSILPQVFPAMADVTFYRWEYNFRASMVVGAVGAGGIGLEIISALRIMEYQQVSALLLVVLVVVTALDSMSNALRHWMVQ
- a CDS encoding YegS/Rv2252/BmrU family lipid kinase — protein: MPSTIVLNADPDVCPAMGTWITNNTQLLSGFSLLIAEDVIEELTLRHELGGLSIIPCRAIRDGGDISMAAKVLEGEISGLVHFPAPPEQMSRDVLAEPLVRAALLCDLPIALNPATASALLQGIKRSRRGYLIFNPISGQGDPETELAEIRSHLEPQFMLQVWKTQPDLDPAEQAKELIKEIKAFDAEGDGESIIIASGGDGTVGAVASALQGSDIPLGIIPRGTANAFSVALGIPTGVKAACTNLLLGNLRRVDVALCNDRPMILLAGLGFEAGMVDKASRELKNILGPMAYIFSGARQLVDQQPFQATLQIDGNEYQLDTSAITVANAAPASSVMAQGFGEVIPDDGLLEVIVATPKDRIGGFSVLSSLAWSAIKSSNANHSNIACFRTKQIQIKLNDVQKLVIDGEVLDAQTVTVSVNPQALQVVAPIPLKF